In Sphingobium sp. Z007, one DNA window encodes the following:
- a CDS encoding DUF2971 domain-containing protein, translating into MNDIEKVLDRKLEDLFNGWLKDLETKTFLTCFSEHRDSEDVLGRLSMWRAYGGSNGIALVFKNGPFLNPTDALKAYSSPVAYLSQAGFQDIFSDTVDGLLAETNFIKSLGSQALLDGLFSEFKFAVLCTKHPGFHEEREWRIIHSPDFESSSHIKMDIEVVRGVPQQVCKIPLNNIPDEGFDGVDIPSLLDRIIIGPTDNQLPMLHAFRTILADCGIDDPDSKIFVSSIPLRHG; encoded by the coding sequence TTGAATGATATCGAGAAAGTTCTTGATAGAAAATTAGAAGATTTATTTAATGGATGGCTCAAAGATTTAGAAACTAAGACTTTTCTAACTTGCTTTTCAGAACATCGAGATAGCGAGGATGTCTTGGGTCGCCTTTCTATGTGGCGAGCATATGGCGGTTCAAACGGTATTGCATTGGTATTCAAAAATGGGCCATTTTTGAATCCGACTGATGCTTTGAAAGCTTATTCATCTCCAGTAGCTTATTTAAGCCAAGCAGGTTTTCAGGACATTTTTTCTGACACTGTAGATGGCCTATTAGCTGAAACCAATTTCATAAAATCCTTGGGCTCTCAAGCTTTACTAGATGGGTTATTTTCCGAATTTAAATTCGCTGTCTTATGCACTAAACATCCAGGCTTTCATGAAGAAAGAGAGTGGCGCATAATTCACTCACCGGACTTTGAATCATCCTCACACATTAAAATGGATATAGAGGTGGTGAGAGGTGTACCTCAGCAGGTCTGCAAAATTCCATTGAACAACATACCAGATGAGGGATTTGATGGCGTAGATATTCCATCCTTGCTGGACAGAATTATAATCGGCCCAACAGATAACCAATTGCCCATGCTACACGCCTTCAGAACGATCTTAGCAGATTGCGGAATTGATGATCCTGACTCGAAAATTTTCGTATCCTCTATCCCATTACGACATGGATAA
- the uvrA gene encoding excinuclease ABC subunit UvrA, translating into MSLTHISVRGAREHNLKGVDVDLPRDSLIVITGLSGSGKSSLAFDTIYAEGQRRYVESLSAYARQFLEMMQKPDVEHIEGLSPAISIEQKTTSRNPRSTVATVTEIYDYMRLLWARVGIPYSPATGLPISAQTVSQMVDRVALLPEGTRFYLLAPVVRGRKGEYRKELAEWQKAGYTRVRIDGEMYLIEDAPALDKRYKHDIEVVVDRLAVEPDMGTRLADSFEQALKLADGLAFVDLAEGVVPGREDEAQSTDKKMKGAGIPANRIVFSEKFACPVSGFTIPEIEPRLFSFNAPMGACPACDGLGERQEFDPELVVPNEALSIKKGAVVPWAKSNPPSPYYMQVLGSLAKEFSFSLDTPWADLPGEIKLIILHGTGGKPVTLRFIDGRKSYEVKKAFEGVIGNLNRRLLQTESAWMREELAKYQTAMPCETCHGARLKPEALAVKIAGEDISLSTRRSVVDALNFFTAMPDKLNDQQNQIAKAILKEIVERLGFLNNVGLDYLNLDRTSGTLSGGESQRIRLASQIGSGLSGVLYVLDEPSIGLHQRDNDRLLVTLKRLRDLGNSVIVVEHDEDAIRHADYIVDMGPGAGIHGGEIVTQGTLKQILKAKNSLTADYLNGTRRIEVPAKRRKGSGKKLTVHNARANNLTGVTASIPLGTFTCITGVSGSGKSSFTIDTLYAASARALNGARIIAGPHDKITGLEHCDKVIDIDQSPIGRTPRSNPATYTGSFTNIRDWFAGLPESQARGYKPGRFSFNVKGGRCEACTGDGLIKIEMHFLPDVYVTCDVCHGARYNRETLEVKFKGHSIADVLDMTVEDAVEFFKAVPPIRDKMAMLAEVGLGYVKVGQQATTLSGGEAQRVKLAKELSRRATGNTLYILDEPTTGLHFEDVRKLLEVLHALVDQGNSVVVIEHNLDVIKTADWIIDMGPEGGVKGGEVVAEGTPEKVAKEPRSFTGHYLAPLLGLESVAAE; encoded by the coding sequence CTATGCGCGCCAGTTTCTGGAGATGATGCAGAAGCCCGATGTCGAGCATATCGAGGGCCTCAGCCCCGCCATCTCCATCGAGCAGAAGACGACCAGCCGCAATCCCCGCTCCACGGTCGCTACGGTCACGGAAATCTACGACTATATGCGCCTGCTCTGGGCGCGCGTCGGCATCCCCTACAGCCCTGCGACCGGCCTCCCCATCAGCGCACAGACCGTCAGCCAGATGGTCGATCGCGTCGCCCTCCTGCCCGAAGGCACCCGCTTCTACCTGCTCGCCCCCGTCGTGCGCGGCCGCAAGGGGGAGTATCGCAAGGAACTGGCCGAATGGCAGAAGGCGGGCTACACCCGCGTCCGCATCGACGGAGAAATGTATCTGATCGAGGACGCGCCCGCGCTCGACAAGAGATATAAGCATGACATCGAAGTCGTGGTCGATCGCCTGGCCGTGGAGCCGGACATGGGCACGCGCCTCGCCGACAGCTTCGAACAGGCCCTGAAACTCGCCGACGGCCTGGCCTTCGTCGATCTGGCCGAAGGCGTCGTGCCGGGCCGCGAAGACGAAGCACAGTCCACCGACAAGAAGATGAAGGGCGCGGGCATCCCCGCCAACCGCATCGTTTTTTCCGAAAAATTCGCCTGTCCGGTCAGCGGCTTCACCATCCCCGAAATCGAACCGCGCCTCTTCTCCTTCAACGCCCCCATGGGTGCCTGCCCCGCCTGCGACGGCTTGGGCGAACGGCAGGAATTCGACCCCGAACTGGTCGTCCCCAACGAAGCGCTCTCGATCAAGAAGGGCGCCGTCGTCCCCTGGGCCAAATCCAACCCGCCCAGCCCCTATTATATGCAGGTGCTCGGCTCCCTCGCCAAGGAATTCAGCTTCTCGCTCGACACCCCCTGGGCCGATCTGCCCGGCGAAATAAAGCTCATCATCCTCCACGGCACCGGCGGCAAGCCTGTCACCCTTCGCTTCATCGACGGCCGCAAATCCTACGAGGTCAAGAAAGCGTTCGAGGGCGTCATCGGCAACCTCAACCGCCGCCTGCTTCAGACCGAAAGCGCCTGGATGCGCGAGGAGCTGGCCAAATATCAGACCGCCATGCCGTGCGAAACCTGCCACGGCGCGCGCCTCAAACCCGAAGCGCTGGCAGTCAAGATTGCGGGCGAGGACATCTCCCTTTCCACCCGCCGCAGCGTGGTCGACGCGCTCAACTTCTTCACCGCGATGCCCGACAAGCTGAACGACCAGCAGAACCAGATCGCGAAAGCCATCCTCAAGGAAATCGTCGAGCGCCTGGGCTTCCTCAACAATGTCGGCCTGGATTATCTCAACCTCGACCGCACCAGCGGCACGCTCTCAGGCGGCGAATCCCAGCGCATCCGCCTCGCGTCGCAAATCGGCAGCGGCCTGTCGGGCGTCCTCTACGTCCTCGACGAACCCAGCATCGGCCTGCACCAGCGCGACAATGACCGCCTGCTCGTTACCCTCAAGCGCCTGCGCGACCTCGGCAACAGCGTCATCGTCGTGGAGCATGACGAAGACGCGATCCGCCACGCCGACTATATCGTGGACATGGGGCCAGGCGCGGGCATCCATGGCGGCGAGATCGTCACTCAGGGCACGCTCAAGCAAATCCTCAAGGCCAAGAACAGCCTCACCGCCGACTATCTCAACGGCACCCGCCGCATCGAAGTCCCGGCCAAGCGCCGCAAGGGCTCAGGCAAGAAACTCACCGTCCACAATGCCCGCGCCAACAACCTGACCGGCGTCACCGCGTCGATCCCGCTCGGCACCTTTACCTGCATCACCGGCGTCTCCGGTTCGGGCAAGTCCAGCTTCACTATCGACACCCTCTATGCAGCATCGGCGCGCGCCCTCAACGGAGCCAGAATTATCGCCGGCCCGCATGACAAGATCACGGGCCTGGAACATTGCGACAAGGTGATCGACATCGACCAGTCGCCCATCGGCCGCACCCCGCGCTCCAACCCGGCCACCTATACCGGATCGTTCACCAACATCCGCGACTGGTTCGCGGGCCTCCCCGAAAGCCAGGCGCGCGGCTACAAGCCCGGCCGCTTCAGCTTCAACGTCAAGGGCGGCCGCTGCGAAGCCTGCACCGGCGACGGCCTCATCAAGATCGAGATGCACTTCCTCCCCGACGTCTATGTCACCTGCGACGTCTGCCACGGCGCGCGTTACAACCGCGAAACGCTTGAGGTGAAGTTCAAGGGCCACTCGATCGCCGACGTGCTCGACATGACGGTCGAGGATGCGGTCGAATTTTTCAAGGCCGTCCCCCCTATCCGCGACAAGATGGCGATGCTCGCGGAAGTGGGCCTGGGCTATGTCAAGGTCGGCCAGCAGGCCACGACCCTGTCCGGCGGCGAAGCCCAGCGCGTCAAACTCGCCAAGGAATTGTCGCGCCGCGCGACCGGCAACACCCTCTATATCCTCGACGAACCCACCACCGGCCTGCATTTCGAGGACGTCCGCAAACTGCTCGAAGTCCTCCACGCCTTGGTCGACCAGGGCAACAGCGTCGTCGTGATCGAACATAATCTGGACGTCATCAAGACCGCGGATTGGATCATCGACATGGGACCGGAAGGCGGCGTCAAGGGCGGCGAAGTGGTCGCCGAAGGGACGCCGGAAAAGGTCGCGAAGGAGCCGCGGTCGTTTACCGGGCATTATCTGGCGCCGTTGTTGGGGTTGGAGAGTGTGGCGGCGGAGTGA
- a CDS encoding addiction module antitoxin, which translates to MPSDDAFTPSDFDPPSHLMSPENPTEYDAWLRARVEAALANPGPGIPHDVTMARMQAILNRHKNPT; encoded by the coding sequence ATGCCCAGCGACGACGCCTTCACCCCCTCGGACTTCGATCCACCATCCCACCTCATGTCGCCGGAAAACCCAACTGAGTATGACGCATGGCTTCGCGCAAGAGTCGAAGCCGCTCTAGCCAATCCCGGCCCCGGCATCCCGCACGACGTCACCATGGCCAGAATGCAGGCCATTCTAAACCGTCATAAAAACCCGACCTGA
- a CDS encoding cold-shock protein encodes MSIVGTVKFFNADKGYGFIAPDDGSPDAFVHITAVERAGLATLREKDRVSYDLEQDRRGKMAAVNLQHAE; translated from the coding sequence ATGAGCATCGTCGGAACCGTCAAATTCTTCAACGCTGACAAGGGCTATGGCTTCATCGCTCCTGATGACGGCAGCCCGGACGCGTTCGTCCACATCACCGCCGTCGAGCGCGCTGGCCTGGCCACGCTGCGCGAAAAGGACCGCGTCTCCTATGATCTGGAGCAGGACCGTCGTGGCAAGATGGCCGCTGTGAACCTGCAGCA